One Oncorhynchus masou masou isolate Uvic2021 chromosome 27, UVic_Omas_1.1, whole genome shotgun sequence genomic window carries:
- the LOC135516148 gene encoding ER membrane protein complex subunit 4 → MASPGGQGGGAVSTRGAGARRMKWALELSLGNARGRGDRQSNQGDVMYPIGYSDKPVPDTSIQETDKNLVEKRCWDVALGPLKQIPMNLFIMYMSGNTISIFPIMMVCMMAWRPIQALMSMSATFKLLENSNQQWLQGLVYSVGNLLGSALAIYKCQSMGLLPTHSSDWLAFIEPPQRMEIMGGGMVL, encoded by the exons ATGGCGTCTCCAGGGGGACAAGGAGGAGGGGCAGTGTCTACAAGAGGAGCAGGAGCTCGGAGGATGAAATGGGCTCTGGAGTTGAGCTTGGGCAATGCTCG GGGtcgtggagacagacagagtaacCAGGGAGATGTGATGTACCCCATTGGATACTCAGACAAACCAGTCCCAGACACCAGCATCCAGGAAACAGACAAAAACCTGGTGGAAAAG CGTTGTTGGGACGTGGCCCTGGGCCCTCTGAAGCAGATTCCCATGAACCTGTTCATCATGTACATGTCTGGGAACACCATCTCAATCTTCCCTATCATGATGGTCTGTATGATGGCCTGGAGGCCCATTCAGGCTCTCATGTCCATGTCTGCCA CATTCAAGCTGTTGGAGAACTCTAACCAGCAGTGGCTCCAGGGGCTTGTCTATTCTGTAGGGAACCTGTTGGGCTCGGCATTGGCTATCTACAAGTGTCAGTCAATGGGACTTCTCCCAACTCACTCCTCTGATTGGCTCGCTTTCATAGAACCGCCTCAG AGGATGGAGATCATGGGTGGAGGGATGGTATTGTGA